One window of Gemmatimonas aurantiaca genomic DNA carries:
- a CDS encoding S9 family peptidase, translated as MLPLPVPSAGLGGLPARALLVVALLAPPLAIPSAANAQSTPPKDRLTIADYFNWEDVANPSLSPDGRQILYTRTWIDQLNDRRESSVWIMNADGTKNRFLVKGSNAKWSPDGSRIAYVATGEPTGQQIWVRYMNAEGATTQITRLTESPGDVEWSPDGTTLAFGMLVRQNDEWRIPMPAAPKGAKWTEPPRVVTKVKYRADRQGFLENGLRQLFTVPADGGTPRQITTGDWAANGTTWMPDGKALLFTSLRTPDSEYAWRESEIYKVDVASGAIMQLTHRKGPDNNPVPSPDGKYIAYTGYDSTDATWKDAALYIMDANGGNVRVLTEKLDRSPSGLIWSPDGLGVYFNVESEGSRNLHHVSLKGDIRQITRGAQTLTVSDIGKSFLAVGVNSTALQPTDIVAFDVRTPTLRKLTDVNGDVLAGKKLATTEEVWYTSADGMRIQGWIVKPADFDASKKYPLMLEIHGGPHSMYNVAFNFARQDHAAHGYVLLYTNPRGSTGYGSAFGNAIKNAYPGKDYDDLMAGVDTVIGRGYIDTNRLYVFGCSGGGVLTSWIVGHTDRFSAASANCPVTNWVSFVGTTDGSNWYYNFAKYPWDDPSEHLRRSPLMYVGNVKTPTMLMTGVNDLRTPMGQTEEYYEALKVRKVPTAMVRFNNEWHGTSSTPSNFLRTQLYLRSWFEKYQQPPSATKVTQEER; from the coding sequence ATGCTGCCCCTCCCCGTCCCCAGCGCTGGCCTGGGCGGACTCCCCGCCCGTGCGCTGCTCGTGGTCGCCCTGCTGGCACCACCGCTCGCCATCCCATCCGCGGCAAACGCCCAGTCCACTCCCCCGAAGGACCGGCTCACCATCGCCGATTACTTCAACTGGGAAGACGTCGCCAATCCCTCACTCTCTCCCGACGGCAGACAGATCCTCTACACCCGCACGTGGATCGATCAACTCAACGATCGCCGCGAGTCGTCGGTGTGGATCATGAATGCCGACGGCACGAAGAATCGCTTCCTCGTGAAAGGCTCCAATGCCAAGTGGAGCCCCGATGGGTCCCGCATCGCCTATGTGGCCACCGGTGAGCCCACCGGACAGCAGATCTGGGTGCGTTACATGAACGCCGAAGGCGCCACCACGCAGATCACCCGTCTCACCGAATCGCCGGGTGACGTGGAATGGAGTCCCGATGGCACCACGCTGGCCTTCGGGATGCTCGTGCGGCAGAACGACGAATGGCGCATTCCCATGCCCGCCGCGCCCAAGGGCGCCAAGTGGACCGAACCGCCGCGTGTGGTCACCAAGGTGAAGTACCGCGCCGACCGTCAGGGCTTCCTCGAGAACGGGCTGCGTCAACTCTTCACCGTGCCCGCCGATGGCGGCACGCCCCGGCAGATCACCACCGGCGACTGGGCCGCCAACGGCACCACCTGGATGCCCGATGGCAAGGCGCTGCTCTTCACCTCGCTGCGCACGCCCGACAGTGAATATGCCTGGCGCGAAAGCGAGATCTACAAAGTGGATGTCGCCAGCGGCGCCATCATGCAACTCACGCACCGCAAAGGGCCGGACAACAATCCCGTCCCCAGTCCCGACGGCAAATACATCGCCTACACCGGCTACGACAGCACCGACGCGACCTGGAAGGACGCCGCCCTGTACATCATGGATGCGAACGGCGGCAACGTGCGCGTGCTCACCGAGAAGCTCGATCGCTCACCCAGTGGCCTGATCTGGTCGCCCGATGGACTCGGCGTGTACTTCAACGTCGAGAGCGAAGGGTCGCGCAATCTCCATCATGTCTCGCTCAAGGGTGACATCCGGCAGATCACCCGAGGCGCGCAGACGCTCACGGTGAGCGATATCGGCAAGTCGTTCCTGGCCGTGGGGGTGAACAGCACCGCGCTTCAGCCTACCGACATCGTGGCGTTCGACGTGCGCACACCCACCCTGCGCAAACTCACCGATGTCAACGGCGACGTGCTCGCCGGCAAGAAGCTCGCGACGACCGAGGAAGTGTGGTACACCTCGGCCGACGGCATGCGCATTCAGGGGTGGATCGTGAAGCCTGCCGACTTCGACGCGTCGAAGAAGTACCCGCTGATGCTCGAGATCCACGGTGGACCGCACAGCATGTACAACGTGGCCTTCAATTTCGCGCGACAGGATCACGCCGCGCACGGGTACGTGCTGCTCTACACCAATCCGCGCGGCTCCACGGGCTATGGCAGCGCCTTCGGCAATGCCATCAAGAACGCCTACCCGGGCAAGGACTACGATGACCTCATGGCCGGCGTGGATACGGTCATCGGGCGCGGATACATCGACACCAATCGTCTGTACGTCTTCGGCTGCTCCGGCGGCGGTGTGCTCACCAGCTGGATCGTCGGCCACACCGACCGCTTCTCGGCCGCCAGCGCCAACTGCCCCGTCACCAACTGGGTGAGTTTTGTCGGAACGACCGATGGCTCCAACTGGTATTACAACTTTGCGAAGTATCCCTGGGACGACCCCAGCGAGCATCTGCGGCGGTCGCCGCTCATGTACGTGGGCAACGTGAAAACGCCCACGATGCTCATGACCGGTGTCAACGACCTGCGGACGCCCATGGGGCAGACAGAGGAGTACTACGAGGCACTCAAGGTCCGCAAAGTGCCCACCGCCATGGTCCGCTTCAACAACGAGTGGCACGGAACCAGTTCGACCCCGTCGAATTTCCTCCGCACCCAGCTTTATCTGCGCAGCTGGTTCGAGAAGTACCAGCAACCTCCCTCGGCGACCAAGGTCACCCAGGAAGAGCGATAG
- a CDS encoding serine/threonine-protein kinase — MSLRKSCPKCGETYDESIAFCAKDGSSLIVVDESGLIGKMIGGRYRVISRIGEGGMGQVYLAEHVRMKRKSAIKIMRPALLHEQEALQRFTREAENASKITHPNVAAIFDFGETDDGLVYLAMEFVDGESLAATLKREVALHPVVGADIIAQAADALQSAHDLGILHRDIKPDNVMVSKRTDGTFVVKLVDFGIARTMERGSQQVTRTGFAVGTPEYMSPEQLSGDVLDARSDQYSLALVAFMALTGHEAFVSASSKESLIARLTSRPRRLDEVRSDLDWPASLQDVFDKALAPDPVDRYPAIADFGNALADSVSEMTPTQTAEIYRHALGQRMSSVASRTPHEASTVRTPASGHDPQRPRAQAAEPVRRARKDPVRMGRRRSVFPYIMLAVVFTYGLWWYGSTQPEGTTMHNLSDRIGAVSGKARSTIAGWIGSDSTATETGVTAAPTEPTPKRTRRRTSDAPAQSSPAKKADSAVTKSDSAAVKRDSVATPPG; from the coding sequence GTGAGCCTACGGAAGAGCTGTCCCAAGTGCGGGGAGACCTACGACGAATCCATCGCGTTCTGCGCGAAAGACGGGTCTTCCCTGATCGTCGTCGACGAGAGCGGCCTCATCGGCAAGATGATCGGCGGACGCTACCGGGTGATCTCGCGCATCGGCGAGGGAGGGATGGGCCAGGTCTATCTGGCCGAACACGTGCGCATGAAGCGCAAGAGCGCCATCAAGATCATGCGCCCGGCGCTGCTGCACGAACAGGAAGCACTGCAACGTTTCACGCGCGAAGCCGAGAACGCCAGCAAGATCACGCATCCGAACGTCGCGGCGATCTTCGATTTCGGCGAAACCGATGACGGGCTCGTCTATCTCGCGATGGAGTTCGTGGACGGTGAATCGCTCGCCGCCACGCTCAAGCGCGAAGTCGCTCTCCACCCCGTGGTGGGTGCCGACATCATCGCGCAGGCGGCCGATGCGCTGCAATCCGCTCACGACCTCGGCATTCTTCATCGCGACATCAAGCCCGACAACGTGATGGTGTCGAAGCGCACCGACGGCACCTTCGTCGTGAAGCTCGTCGACTTCGGCATTGCGCGCACCATGGAACGCGGTTCGCAGCAGGTGACACGCACCGGCTTCGCGGTGGGCACACCCGAATACATGTCCCCCGAACAGCTTTCGGGGGATGTGCTCGATGCACGTTCCGATCAGTATTCGCTCGCGCTGGTGGCGTTCATGGCGCTCACGGGCCATGAAGCTTTCGTGAGTGCGTCGTCGAAAGAATCGCTGATTGCGCGTCTGACCAGCCGACCGCGGCGTCTCGACGAAGTACGCAGCGATCTGGATTGGCCGGCATCGTTGCAGGATGTCTTCGACAAGGCGCTCGCTCCCGATCCGGTGGATCGATATCCCGCCATCGCGGACTTCGGCAACGCGCTGGCCGACTCGGTGTCGGAGATGACGCCGACGCAGACGGCCGAGATCTACCGGCACGCACTGGGGCAGCGCATGAGCAGTGTGGCGTCGCGCACGCCCCACGAAGCCTCGACGGTGCGGACTCCCGCCAGTGGCCACGACCCGCAACGCCCCCGCGCACAGGCCGCCGAACCCGTGCGTCGTGCACGCAAGGACCCCGTGCGCATGGGACGCCGGCGTTCGGTGTTTCCGTACATCATGCTGGCGGTGGTCTTCACGTACGGGCTGTGGTGGTATGGGTCCACGCAGCCCGAAGGAACCACCATGCACAACCTCTCCGACCGCATCGGCGCCGTGTCGGGGAAAGCGCGGTCGACGATCGCGGGATGGATCGGCTCGGATTCCACGGCCACGGAGACTGGCGTCACGGCAGCACCGACCGAGCCCACCCCGAAGCGCACACGCCGGCGCACGTCCGACGCACCCGCTCAATCGTCGCCGGCGAAGAAGGCCGACAGCGCGGTGACGAAGAGCGATTCCGCTGCGGTGAAGCGGGACAGTGTGGCCACGCCGCCGGGTTGA
- a CDS encoding carboxypeptidase-like regulatory domain-containing protein has translation MRSILRTALAVALIAQAGCRTESHTAPLDDEFIIRSNAAVTIDGAALNIRLLGVLNDSRCARDVVCVWSGNAEVLLEARQDGAVDTLRLNTHIEPRQAVAGRYLVHLVGLAPEPRSDRAIDPADYRVTLRVSMPNIACTAVALSAMTVSLVDSIDPGRATFRNVRVLATDGAFRDSVRTDSLLPGMKLGLVYERAGRYTVTVRAEGYAPWTATDILVRRDLCHVITVPVTATLRRQQ, from the coding sequence ATGCGATCGATCCTCAGGACCGCTCTGGCGGTCGCCCTCATCGCCCAGGCGGGATGTCGAACGGAAAGCCATACGGCGCCGCTCGACGACGAGTTCATCATCCGGAGCAATGCGGCGGTCACCATCGACGGTGCGGCGTTGAATATCCGGCTGCTCGGTGTCCTCAACGATTCACGCTGCGCGCGCGATGTGGTCTGTGTGTGGTCGGGCAATGCCGAAGTCCTGTTGGAAGCGCGACAGGACGGCGCGGTGGATACACTGCGCCTCAATACCCACATCGAGCCGCGTCAGGCGGTGGCCGGCCGGTATCTCGTACATCTCGTGGGGCTCGCGCCGGAGCCGCGATCGGATCGTGCCATCGATCCCGCGGACTATCGGGTGACCCTGCGCGTATCGATGCCGAATATCGCCTGCACGGCCGTGGCATTGTCGGCCATGACCGTGTCACTGGTCGACTCGATCGATCCGGGCCGTGCGACATTCCGGAATGTCCGGGTGCTTGCCACCGATGGCGCCTTCCGCGATTCGGTCCGGACCGACAGTCTGCTCCCCGGCATGAAGCTGGGCCTCGTGTACGAACGGGCGGGTCGGTACACGGTGACAGTACGCGCGGAGGGATACGCACCCTGGACCGCGACGGATATCCTCGTGCGACGGGACCTCTGTCATGTGATCACCGTCCCCGTGACGGCGACGTTGCGACGCCAACAGTGA
- a CDS encoding M14 metallopeptidase family protein yields MRPSRRPSLTACPPHAPALAEAATAVVTAVARGAARWLALGAFVLPFTAPVFAQNAPASLSMPTKPAPTVNAAITTPEKFFGFRMGADRKMARWDKMIEYYNLLAKQSPRIKVVNMGPTSMGNPFLAVYISSPANLARLETLRKWNLELADPRGVPEAEIRRVVLQGKGVVLQSMSMHANEIGGSQMAPELIYDLVARTDAEATRILDNVISIMVPSFNPDGQILMTDWYNKYLGTPYEGSTYPRLYQKYVGHDNNRDAFMTNMVESQYMAKLLFREWKPQAYVDHHHMGSYGARIFLPPYAEPVRPNADPIVWRELAWYGAHMAAKEEEADLSGVINDAIYSGWGHFGFHWITPFHNIAGMLTESAATYLATPIEIPKERLTGGARNLPKYEEQTSFPNPWPGGTWRLRDIVDRQKVSAWATLDLVARNKEMVLDNAYLKAKRQTERGAAGAVRAYLIPVNQHDPLTTQKMVNKLLGQGIEVRRASQAFTHDGKQYAEGSFIVSMAQPKMGLVRWLLGQTFYPDNTWTREQNGTPIRPYDMSTDTMNEFMGVTAEPAASMPTVAMTVVKADLAPVGTVSKGSNGYRLDGKLNDAIHAVNLLFEKGVAVRRIDRAANSVAVGDFAVDASAPDAVIATIAKTTGVNFEALDTDVSGVSHAMVRQRVAMYDRFGGGNIDQGWTQFTLEQFGFAHTNIMDAEVKAGNLNARYDVLILPYDNVATLVGRQANAAGGEGRGGGGGGGFGGPQVPPEYRSGMGEEGVAAIKAFVQAGGTLVTFGEAGSLPIERFGLPVRNVVAGKTNREFWSPGSTFHVNVANTNPLGYGMPSQALAVWLMGCQAYEVTDPAVKAETIVSYADKDLLQSGWLNGESVLNGKAAMLSVPYGSGRVVLIGFRAQHRAQTHGTYKLVFNALMK; encoded by the coding sequence ATGCGACCGTCCCGCAGGCCCTCTCTGACGGCGTGCCCACCCCACGCTCCGGCTCTCGCCGAGGCGGCCACCGCTGTGGTCACCGCCGTGGCGCGCGGCGCCGCCCGCTGGCTGGCACTCGGCGCCTTCGTCCTGCCATTCACCGCTCCGGTGTTCGCGCAGAACGCACCGGCCTCGCTGTCGATGCCCACCAAGCCGGCACCGACTGTCAACGCCGCCATCACCACACCGGAGAAGTTCTTCGGTTTCCGCATGGGTGCGGACCGCAAGATGGCACGCTGGGACAAGATGATCGAGTACTACAACCTGCTCGCGAAGCAGAGCCCGCGCATCAAGGTCGTGAATATGGGGCCCACGTCGATGGGCAACCCGTTCCTCGCGGTCTACATCTCGTCGCCTGCGAACCTGGCGCGGCTCGAGACGCTGCGGAAGTGGAACCTCGAACTCGCCGATCCGCGCGGGGTGCCCGAAGCGGAGATCCGTCGCGTGGTGCTGCAGGGCAAGGGCGTCGTGTTGCAGTCGATGAGCATGCACGCCAACGAGATCGGCGGCTCGCAGATGGCGCCAGAGCTCATTTACGATCTCGTTGCGCGCACGGACGCCGAGGCCACACGCATCCTCGACAATGTCATCTCGATCATGGTGCCCAGCTTCAATCCCGATGGGCAGATCCTGATGACTGACTGGTACAACAAGTACCTCGGCACGCCCTACGAAGGCTCCACGTATCCACGGCTGTATCAGAAGTACGTGGGTCACGACAACAACCGCGATGCGTTCATGACCAACATGGTCGAATCGCAATACATGGCGAAGCTGTTGTTCCGCGAGTGGAAGCCGCAGGCGTACGTGGATCACCATCACATGGGCAGCTACGGCGCGCGCATCTTCCTGCCGCCGTATGCGGAGCCGGTGCGCCCCAATGCCGATCCCATCGTGTGGCGTGAACTCGCCTGGTACGGCGCGCACATGGCCGCCAAGGAAGAAGAAGCCGATCTCTCGGGCGTGATCAACGACGCGATCTACTCCGGGTGGGGACATTTCGGATTCCACTGGATCACGCCGTTCCACAACATCGCCGGCATGCTCACCGAGTCGGCGGCCACCTATCTCGCCACCCCCATCGAGATTCCGAAGGAGCGCCTGACCGGCGGCGCGCGCAATCTGCCCAAGTACGAGGAGCAGACCTCGTTCCCGAACCCGTGGCCCGGTGGCACGTGGCGTCTCCGGGACATCGTCGACCGTCAGAAGGTGTCCGCGTGGGCCACCCTCGATCTCGTCGCGCGCAACAAGGAGATGGTGCTCGACAACGCCTATCTCAAAGCCAAGCGGCAGACCGAACGTGGTGCGGCCGGTGCGGTGCGGGCATATCTCATCCCGGTCAACCAGCACGACCCGCTCACCACGCAGAAGATGGTGAACAAACTGCTGGGACAGGGCATCGAGGTGCGGCGGGCTTCACAGGCGTTCACGCACGATGGCAAGCAGTATGCCGAGGGCAGTTTCATCGTGTCCATGGCGCAGCCCAAGATGGGACTGGTGCGTTGGCTGCTGGGACAGACGTTCTACCCCGACAATACCTGGACGCGTGAGCAGAACGGCACGCCGATCCGCCCGTACGACATGAGCACCGACACCATGAATGAATTCATGGGTGTCACCGCGGAACCCGCGGCCTCGATGCCCACCGTGGCCATGACGGTGGTGAAAGCCGATCTCGCGCCGGTGGGCACGGTGAGCAAGGGTAGCAACGGGTATCGTCTGGACGGCAAGCTGAATGACGCCATTCACGCCGTGAATCTGCTCTTCGAGAAGGGCGTGGCCGTGCGCCGGATCGATCGTGCCGCGAACAGCGTGGCGGTGGGCGATTTTGCGGTGGATGCGTCGGCGCCCGACGCGGTGATTGCCACGATCGCGAAGACCACCGGCGTGAATTTCGAAGCGCTCGACACCGACGTGAGTGGCGTCAGTCATGCGATGGTGCGTCAGCGGGTGGCCATGTACGACCGCTTCGGCGGCGGCAACATCGATCAGGGGTGGACGCAGTTCACGCTCGAGCAGTTCGGATTCGCGCACACGAACATCATGGACGCGGAAGTGAAGGCGGGAAATCTCAACGCCCGGTACGATGTGCTGATCCTGCCGTACGACAACGTGGCCACGCTCGTGGGACGTCAGGCGAATGCCGCGGGTGGTGAAGGACGTGGAGGCGGTGGCGGGGGCGGCTTCGGTGGCCCGCAGGTCCCGCCGGAGTATCGCAGCGGGATGGGCGAGGAGGGTGTGGCGGCGATCAAGGCGTTCGTGCAGGCGGGCGGCACGCTCGTCACGTTCGGCGAAGCGGGCTCGCTGCCCATCGAACGGTTCGGACTGCCCGTGCGCAATGTGGTGGCCGGCAAGACCAACCGGGAATTCTGGTCACCCGGCTCCACGTTCCATGTGAACGTCGCGAACACCAACCCCCTCGGCTACGGCATGCCCTCACAGGCGCTGGCCGTATGGCTGATGGGCTGCCAGGCCTACGAAGTCACCGACCCGGCGGTGAAGGCGGAAACGATCGTGTCGTACGCCGACAAGGACCTGTTGCAGAGCGGATGGTTGAACGGTGAGTCGGTGCTCAACGGCAAGGCCGCGATGTTGTCGGTGCCCTACGGCAGCGGCCGGGTGGTGCTGATCGGTTTCCGTGCGCAGCACCGCGCGCAGACGCATGGCACCTACAAGCTGGTGTTCAATGCGCTGATGAAGTAG
- a CDS encoding DUF983 domain-containing protein: MSPFTTRPTTWQLMTRAARLRCPQCGGRGIFRSFFEFREHCPTCGMRLQRGEGDYFIGAYLFNLIAVEMILAVCVGTFVVMTWPDPPWEMITYVTAALMLTGCVVCYPFAKTTFLAVDLAVRPMTREELHWHREDGSHGERELPQI, encoded by the coding sequence ATGAGTCCTTTCACCACGCGTCCGACCACCTGGCAGTTGATGACACGCGCCGCGCGGCTGCGGTGTCCTCAGTGTGGGGGACGGGGCATTTTCCGGTCCTTCTTCGAGTTTCGTGAACACTGCCCCACCTGCGGCATGCGATTGCAGCGCGGCGAAGGCGACTATTTCATCGGGGCCTATCTGTTCAATCTCATCGCCGTGGAGATGATCCTGGCGGTGTGTGTGGGCACGTTCGTGGTGATGACCTGGCCCGATCCGCCGTGGGAGATGATCACCTACGTCACGGCCGCCCTGATGCTCACCGGCTGTGTGGTCTGTTATCCCTTCGCAAAAACCACCTTTCTGGCGGTGGATCTGGCGGTGCGTCCGATGACACGCGAGGAGCTGCACTGGCATCGCGAGGACGGCTCCCACGGAGAGCGGGAGCTGCCCCAGATCTGA
- a CDS encoding C40 family peptidase, which yields MRFRSAILLSAVTVALVANVSSLQAQELNGIPKGDSKAAEPVLESRKPFAAFSASAERLRDGIVERARESLGTKYKLGGSKAGVALDCSGLVRYVMGALDMVLPRTAQGQSKVGVEVPKDVAALKPGDVLTFGRGKRISHVGVYVGDGKMIHASTSKRRVIETSLNQRSSLIRQWQGVRRYVDGSSKAFGDSILAFADSLR from the coding sequence GTGCGTTTCCGCTCCGCCATCCTGCTCTCCGCCGTCACCGTGGCCCTCGTGGCCAACGTGTCGTCGCTGCAGGCCCAGGAGCTGAATGGCATCCCCAAGGGTGATTCGAAAGCCGCCGAGCCGGTGCTGGAGTCGCGCAAGCCCTTCGCGGCCTTCAGCGCCTCCGCGGAGCGCCTCCGCGATGGCATCGTAGAGAGAGCCCGGGAATCGCTGGGCACCAAATACAAGCTCGGGGGCTCCAAGGCCGGTGTGGCCCTGGATTGCAGCGGCCTCGTTCGTTACGTCATGGGCGCGCTCGACATGGTGCTCCCCCGCACCGCCCAGGGCCAGTCCAAGGTCGGCGTGGAAGTCCCCAAGGACGTCGCCGCCCTCAAGCCGGGTGATGTACTCACCTTCGGACGCGGCAAGCGCATCTCTCACGTGGGCGTTTATGTGGGCGACGGCAAGATGATCCACGCCTCCACGTCCAAGCGCCGCGTCATCGAGACCAGTCTCAACCAGCGCTCCTCGCTCATCCGCCAGTGGCAGGGCGTCCGTCGGTATGTCGACGGCTCATCGAAGGCTTTCGGCGACTCCATCCTCGCCTTCGCGGATTCCCTGAGGTAG
- a CDS encoding alpha/beta fold hydrolase, translating to MNAQAGTQPPAAAGWAQAGKQGDALLGSTTFHTGESLRDLRIHYTTLGTPRKDARGTVRNAVMVLHGTGGSGRSFLSATYAGELFGPGKLLDSSRYYIILPDGIGHGGSSKPSDGDHARFPKYGYTDMVAAQYRLLTEHLGVNHLRLIMGTSMGCMHAWMWGYTFPGFMDGLVPLACVPSQIAGRNRMIRTMAMDAIRDDPAWQGGEYRTQPPGLKAAQMLLYIMSSAPLVQQTQAPTRDKADSVIRSWLDARMRTTDANDFLYQFDASRDYDPSTHLREIEAPALFINSADDQVNPPELGLAEKLAAQMPRTRFILLPISSETRGHGTHSQPRIWGRYLSAFLRTLPER from the coding sequence GTGAATGCGCAGGCGGGTACGCAGCCCCCGGCGGCCGCGGGCTGGGCCCAGGCCGGAAAGCAGGGGGATGCGCTGCTGGGAAGCACCACTTTCCACACGGGCGAGTCGCTCCGGGACCTGCGCATTCACTACACGACGTTGGGGACGCCCCGGAAGGATGCCCGCGGGACCGTCCGCAATGCGGTGATGGTGCTGCATGGGACGGGAGGCAGCGGGCGGTCGTTCCTGTCGGCCACCTATGCGGGCGAGCTGTTCGGCCCCGGCAAGCTGCTCGACAGCAGCCGGTACTACATCATCCTGCCCGACGGGATCGGTCACGGGGGCTCGAGCAAGCCCAGTGACGGCGACCATGCGCGCTTCCCGAAGTATGGCTATACCGACATGGTGGCGGCCCAATACCGGCTGCTGACCGAACACCTGGGCGTCAATCATCTGCGCCTCATCATGGGCACCTCGATGGGGTGCATGCATGCGTGGATGTGGGGATACACCTTCCCCGGTTTCATGGATGGCCTGGTGCCGCTGGCCTGTGTGCCGTCCCAGATCGCGGGGCGCAATCGCATGATCCGCACCATGGCCATGGACGCCATTCGTGACGATCCGGCCTGGCAGGGCGGTGAGTACCGCACGCAGCCGCCGGGACTCAAGGCCGCGCAGATGCTGCTGTACATCATGTCCAGTGCGCCCCTGGTTCAGCAGACACAGGCTCCCACGCGCGACAAGGCCGATTCCGTCATTCGCTCCTGGCTCGATGCACGCATGCGGACCACCGACGCCAACGACTTTCTCTATCAGTTCGACGCATCGCGCGACTACGATCCTTCGACCCACCTGCGGGAGATCGAGGCGCCCGCGTTGTTCATCAATTCGGCCGATGATCAGGTGAATCCGCCTGAGCTGGGGCTGGCCGAGAAGCTTGCCGCACAGATGCCCCGCACGCGGTTCATTCTCCTGCCCATTTCATCCGAGACGCGCGGTCATGGCACACATTCGCAGCCGCGTATCTGGGGCAGGTATCTCTCGGCGTTCCTCCGCACCCTTCCAGAACGATGA